In Capricornis sumatraensis isolate serow.1 chromosome 2, serow.2, whole genome shotgun sequence, the DNA window CCGCCCTGGCCAGGGCATGGGCCTGCGCCACCCTTGTCGAAGCCTGGCCCGTGCCGGTGCCCTCTTCCCGGGGGTGCGGTCTTGTGCATCTCCTCGTGGGAGGCTACCGTCAGCCTGGCCACCAGCATAATGAACTCCTCGAAGCTCAGCTGCTTGTCTTGGTTTGTGTCCAGGTCCTCCATGATCTCGTTGATGGCCTCTTCATCCTTATTCTGCTTCTGCAGGAGGGAGACACGGGCGTCAGGGCTGGGTGTGGCCAGGGCTGGGGACAGGGAGGAGCACTGCAAGTGATTCAGTGGCAGAGGCATAGGGACACTGggcttctgggcctcagtttcagcATCTATTAGACACTTCCTAATTCCTTCTGCACACAGCCCCGGCACCACGATTCTCTCCCTTATACAGGAGAGGATCCGAGGTCAAGTGACTCGCCCGAGGTCACGCAGTGAGTACAGCGATGCCTCCTCACTGGGTTCTTACAACAATTATAGAGAGACTTGGAATCTTCCTTGAGGAACACTTGAGAAAATGGTCTTGCAGAGGGTAACTAGCTTGTGCAGATTGCCAAGGCTTGGGAGTGGAAGGGAGGACACCCATGTTACAATCTGACCCAGAGCCTGGTCTTGTCCTGTTCTCACTGCTTCTGCCAGAATCgcgccctcctctcccctccctctccaggcGAGTGACCCTCATTTCAGCCTGTAGGGTGGGGAAGCATCTGAGGGAAAGGAGACGGTGTGATAAGTGTGCAAGGAAGGGCATGAGGGGAGGATCCAGGCCCCCCTGGGCTCCAGCTCTGCCACCCACTGGCTGGGCACTTTTGCCGAGTCTCCTCTTGCAATGCTTCACCACGATCTCCTCTTCTGTACCTTTGCCATCGTCCTGGCAGAGTGCTCACTCCTGGGCAGCCCCCGGGCTGGGGCCTGGCTTTCCCTCCTGGCCTATCTGCTCTGTATGTGGGGgatggtgggatggggtggagtaGGGGTCACACAGAGGAGAACCTTGCCCACACAACCTCTTGGCTGTATCGTCTCTTGTCCCCCCTGACCCAGAGTCTGGCTTGCTGAGTTCTGCCCCTGCAGGGAGCTGTCAGCGTCCCCCCGACTCTGTCCACTGCAATTCCCCACCTTACCAAGGTGGGAAGGGGCCCCAGGCAGGGCTGGCCACCTATTTTGGGCTATCCTGCTCCAGAAATGGAACTGAGACTGGGACTTCCATGTCCCAGCCTTCTGAGCACAGCATCTATGTCCCCCAAGTcaccaaatttggaaagaaaacagaaagatccAGTGGAATGAATCTTCCTTTTCTTAGAGCTGCCGGACCATTTTCAGATCAGGGAAATTAACTAACATGTTATGGAGTGCTTTGTCCACACTGGTGCTGGGCTGGGTCCCTTCCCACATGCGGTTTATTTGTTTCCTACCAGAGAGCCTTTGGATTAGAAAAGTCCTCTTGGGTCTTCTAAGTTCATCTGATGCTTGCAGGCTCATTAGCTTCCTTCCAAGAGTCGTTGTCACTTGCTTCCCCTAGCCCCTTCCCAACACTCAGGTTTCAGCTCAAAGGTCACCTCCTTGGAGGGACCCTTCACGTATTTAATGAGTTGCCTCTCCTGCCCAGTCCACACTGCCCACAGCACTCTACTGGTGGTGGATCTATCTGTGTTCTTGATTGGCCAACACGTTTGCCACGTGTCTCTCCCCTCAAGACAGTGGGTCCCTGTTGGCCACTACCTGCCCTGCCTGGGACGGAACCTAGCACCCTGTACAAGCTCAGGCTGTTGGTGCCACCTACTGTGGACCACCTCTAGTGACACGGTCCAAATCCTGCTCCAAACACGGAGCCCACTGCCTTTGGAGGCTGGGTTGAGGGGCAGAAACATTTTCCTTGATGGTTGCACATTGCATCCCCATTCTCCATCCTTAGCCCAGACTGAGTCAGGTCTGCCGGGAATCCAGCCTTACCTTGAGAAAGTTTGGCAGCTCTTTTTGCACCAGCTGTTTGAATTCTTTCCGCATCAGGGTTTCCGGGTCCCTTAGCCGTATAGAGTACTGGTGGAAGATGTTGATGATGGTTTCTATGCTGGATTCCATTTGTGACAATTGGTCCGCCATTTTTCTGCCTTCTGTTTGAGCAACAGAGTTGGATGCTTAGAAGACTGTCAAGCTTCCTTTGACCCTCCTACTGTCTGCACACAGGAATGAAGAGGAAAatacagaatgaaaagaaattggGGACTGCAACTGAACTGGGAGATGACCAAGTTCCAGACATGAGAGGAATGGGTTAGACAATGTCTAGGCAATGCCCGAAAGAGAGCCTTTGAGGACAGGAGACTGCAGCAGAGCATGACCtaagaaaaagggaaggaagctTTAAAGCGAGCAGTCAATCAAGGAGGGCTTCCAGCTTTGAAAGGAAGATGGGTAAGGGGAGTGAAGAGTCAGTGGGCAGGCTCCGGCCCCGGGGTAGCTGGCAGCTCACTTACCCAAGCCGAGGAGCCGCACAGAAGCGTTTGACAGCAAGATGCGGGCCCAGTTTTTATACACCACTGATCGAGACACTCAGCCCTGTCGCGTGAAGATTGCTTCATAGGTGAGCCTATGTGGAAAGCCCAGGCTGGGCTGTTTCACTGCCAGGAAGGGGGCTGGGCCAGGACAGGAAGTGTTCACAGAGCTCTTTTTGACTTTTTGTGAAATTCCCCAGCCCTGGCCCGGAGCTGGTTTGGGAGGAAGCTAGTTGCTTAGTCCACTTCCCCTCCACCCCACACCCCTGTCCCCCCTGAGTGAGGTGGGAAGCAGGCTGCCTCTCTTCTGGGACCCCTCGGAAGCCACCGAGGTTGTGCTTCCCACCTGTGATAGCCAGGCACCGGTGGTGGCCTGAGGACCCCTGAGGCGGGCAACCCACTCTGGCTCCCAATGTGGCAGCCCAACAAGGATGGCTGAGCCTTCCTGCGCCTGTCTGGCCTGGCTTTTAAGAGGGCGAGGGGTCTGCCTCCACTGTTTGAACTGATGGAAAGTGCAGAGGACAGCCTGCCGCCCCGGGTTCCCTCCTCAGTTAGGGAATCTCCGTTTTAGGCCGTCGGGGCAAGGTCGCCTGGGTGCCCCTTGTGTGTGCATCCACAGCGCCCTCTGCTGCCTCTCTCAGGGCATGTTTCGCTCTGGACCAAGGATCCGAGACCCAAGCTCGCAGGAGCTAGAGACCTGGGGCCAAGCGGTGAAGCAGTAGGGGCTGAAGAGCACCCAGGGCACCGTCAGTAGTGCGACTTGTGACAGCAGACATGGGTCTCAGGGTTGGAGAGCCTAGAGAGCGGTGGGGACTGTGGCAAACGAGAGCATTCCTCACTTGAGGGGGCCGCTGTTACTCATCCTCGGGGGAAGGCAGCCGCGTGAGAGAGTGGATCGTTTAATGGACCTCCCAAAGGTTCAGGAAATCtgctttttttctgtgaaaactCTTGCTTATGAGACTCGCCAActacttttaaaggaaaataaaaacgtTAACTATGGAACGTGGTATGTGCTGAACAAAGCACGGTTGCAGGCCAACGCCTGAAGTTCTTGTCTTTCAGGTCTCTCTCCTCCACTCTGCGGAGGCTCCCCGAGCCAGGGGTGTGGCCTGAATCACCTCTGCGGTTCCAGGATGGAGCAAGAGCCTGCTCGGTAGGTGCAGAATGAACAGTTGTTGGATTAATAAGTGCAGGAATGGGGAAATGAATGAGTGTGAAATGCACACAGGCCTGTTTGTTGCCCGGGGACTTTCTGCAGAGATGTTGGCTGAGACCATGCAGTGTTGGTTAGGATGGAAGTGactgggtgggaggagaggagggtccGTGGTTGGTGGAGTGAGCAGCTGGACGGGGCATCGAAACAGAAGGGAGTCCACACTTGGGGGTCCTGCTTTGGCAGTGAGTTCCCTCgtgacaggggacttccc includes these proteins:
- the S100A9 gene encoding protein S100-A9 translates to MADQLSQMESSIETIINIFHQYSIRLRDPETLMRKEFKQLVQKELPNFLKKQNKDEEAINEIMEDLDTNQDKQLSFEEFIMLVARLTVASHEEMHKTAPPGRGHRHGPGFDKGGAGPCPGQGGPDHSHGGHGHSHGGHGHSHGGHGHSH